Within the Candidatus Binatia bacterium genome, the region GGATTGACGAGCAGGTTGCCGCGGTGCTGGCGCAGCAACTGGAGGTGCGTGTGCCCGCCGGCCATCACGGTGGCGGATGCGTCTCCAAGCGCTTCGTCGAGGTCACTGGCGTCGGTGGTCGCGAGCAGGTCTTCCATGTGGGAGCGCGGCGAGCCGTGGAACAGCAGGGCGCTCGTGTTGGGCCCGAGGTCGATGCGAAGGCTCGCCTGGAATTTGGCGAGGTAGGAAACCTCGTCCTGGGAAAGCTGGTCACGGCACCAGTCGACGGCTTCGACGACGATCGGCACCTCGGTGTAGGTGCGGATCAGCTCCTCGTCGATCATGAACGCATCGTGGTTGCCGAGGATGCAGCGGATGCCACGTGCGGCCAGCGTCTCGAGGACGTCGTTCGGACGCGCGCCGAGCGTCGCCACGTCGCCGAGGCAGACGACCTCGTCGACCCCACGCCGGTCGATATCTTCGAGAACGGCGGAAAGGGAAACCTGGTTTCCGTGGAGGTCCGAGATCAGCGCGACACGCATGGACGGCCGCGTCCCCAGCAGCCGGCTGGCACTATACCGGCCCTGTGGGCCGAATGTCGACCTGAATGAAGGGGCCCGGCCCGGCGGGCGGGGAGCGCCCGGTGGGTCCAGCCCGAGGGGCGGGAACCTGAACGTGCGGGTGCCGCCCGAAGGCGGCACCCGCACGTTCATCCTGCGCTGGCGAGTACTTCGCGCTCGAGCGTGGCCACCCGCAGCATGGCCGGGGCTTTTTCCTGGCCGGCCGACGTGACGGCGGCATCCGACAGGCGTGCAAGCTTGAGGACCGCGGCAGCCAGGGCCGTGCGGAGCTGGCGGGCGGCATCCATGCGGCTCGCGTCGACGTGGAATCCCCACGTCAGCGTGCGGGCGTAGCTGAAGATCGCGATGCCGAGCCCCTGGCCGCGGAACAGCGGAACCAGCGGGCACACCGCCGTCATGCGATGCTCGAACAGGTACAGCGGCATCGACGGTCCCGGTACGTTGGTCAGGATCAGGTTGAACACTTGCGTTCCGCCGGTCATCGCTTCGATGCGCGAGAGCAGCGACGGCGAGAGGCTGTTGGCGACGCTCGCCAGCAGGAACGCTCCCTGCACCGAGCCCGACGCCTTGCCTTCGCGCGACGCGGCGATCACCCGCTCCCAGCGCGTCTGCAGGTCGAGCTGCTCGAGCGGAAGATCCACCATCATGCCCGAGACGCGGTTGCCGAGCGTCAGCGTCGAGACGCACGCCGTCGAGCCGACGGGGCAGTAGACGCGAAGCGTGCGTCCCGCGGCGGGACCCGCGGAAGTCTGCGCGAACGCTTCGCTGACCAGCGTCAGCGCGACGTCGTTGACGGTTCCTCCGAGGCGGCGTCCGATGCGCTTGACGTCATCAAGCGAGATCGACCACCACAGGAAGCGGCGGTTGGTGCCGGTCGGGTGGTCGAACGGCGTTGCTGCCGGCGGGTTCCACGCCGCCTCGGCCACCGAGCGCACGGCCGATGCCACGCCGCCCGCGCCGTCGATCATGCTGCGAGGGTTGGAGAGCATGCTCGTCGCGCTGGTCGCCGCCAGTGTCGCGGCGTCCTGCGCGCGCGTGCGCAGCGCGGACGCGAGCAACTCCATGCGCGACGGGGCCGGCCTCGGGCGCCACGCGCGCGGGGT harbors:
- a CDS encoding metallophosphoesterase family protein; this translates as MRVALISDLHGNQVSLSAVLEDIDRRGVDEVVCLGDVATLGARPNDVLETLAARGIRCILGNHDAFMIDEELIRTYTEVPIVVEAVDWCRDQLSQDEVSYLAKFQASLRIDLGPNTSALLFHGSPRSHMEDLLATTDASDLDEALGDASATVMAGGHTHLQLLRQHRGNLLVNPGSVGMPFREFPNGCTPKILPFAEYAVIEANGDAVEVHLRRVGVDKHLLYKQAAGCPNPICRSLELQYS
- a CDS encoding wax ester/triacylglycerol synthase family O-acyltransferase; its protein translation is MESNFERLSALDSFFLDSEHDDTPMHIGAVCIFEDPQPGDRRLTLRRLRGHVEARLSLIPRYRQRLMRVPLEGHPVWVDSDDFRISDHVRAVALPSPASPGHLEETVSWILSQPLCRTRPLWEIWLIEGLPGGGFALACKTHHCLADGLGGAALLCAILGNQPFSIPETPRAWRPRPAPSRMELLASALRTRAQDAATLAATSATSMLSNPRSMIDGAGGVASAVRSVAEAAWNPPAATPFDHPTGTNRRFLWWSISLDDVKRIGRRLGGTVNDVALTLVSEAFAQTSAGPAAGRTLRVYCPVGSTACVSTLTLGNRVSGMMVDLPLEQLDLQTRWERVIAASREGKASGSVQGAFLLASVANSLSPSLLSRIEAMTGGTQVFNLILTNVPGPSMPLYLFEHRMTAVCPLVPLFRGQGLGIAIFSYARTLTWGFHVDASRMDAARQLRTALAAAVLKLARLSDAAVTSAGQEKAPAMLRVATLEREVLASAG